One window of Pectobacterium carotovorum genomic DNA carries:
- the yciA gene encoding acyl-CoA thioester hydrolase YciA — MSTQNVLPQGELVLRTLAMPADTNANGDIFGGWLMSQMDIGGAILAKEIAEGRVVTVRVDGMSFLKPVAVGDVVCCYARCLRTGRSSINVNVEVWVKKVSSEPIGQRYRATEALFTYVAVDEEGHPRELPAGKSNFTPSE; from the coding sequence ATGAGCACACAAAACGTGTTACCACAGGGCGAACTGGTTCTCCGCACGCTGGCAATGCCAGCCGATACCAATGCGAACGGGGATATTTTTGGCGGCTGGCTGATGTCGCAAATGGACATCGGCGGCGCGATTTTGGCGAAAGAAATTGCCGAGGGACGTGTCGTTACCGTACGGGTTGATGGGATGTCATTCTTGAAACCTGTCGCCGTCGGCGATGTGGTTTGCTGCTATGCACGTTGTTTACGTACTGGCCGTAGCTCTATCAACGTCAATGTTGAAGTGTGGGTGAAGAAAGTCTCCTCTGAGCCGATTGGTCAGCGCTATCGGGCTACCGAAGCATTATTCACCTACGTCGCCGTAGATGAAGAAGGCCATCCGCGTGAACTGCCTGCTGGTAAAAGCAACTTCACGCCAAGCGAGTAA
- a CDS encoding Tar ligand binding domain-containing protein encodes MLMPAILRNGVATIRRRHRLSILSGLLLIIGLFSLLQLVSVGVIYQTMTQVRQDISANESLRQQQALMDKARMEVMNASDKLNRAGIYLLVDKETGSEGSWHSLMDEAEVSLKQAQAHYQQLETSTTPEADTTAFVDLKKSYSQLYSGLVELAEGIKTTNQIDIFFAVPVQAYQSDFTQKYSHYLQDTDALQKQHGQQFLSSLDNAKTIFITVLGLLLVIAIAVWIGVSRIIIRPLTHIIAHLKLIAAGDLSHSVSTKTRGTREVEQLNTSVIQMQEGLVTLVNQVRQGVDHMVTQVDRVATDNHRLSEQANRQSHELKVTTEHIIQLSQHLEQNTQHTQQANLHAEDTSKIAAQGETMMNDVKAAMSDIASRTREMTEAIGMIENVAFQTHILSLNAAIEAARAGTMGRGFAVVAREVGTLASQSSHSAQNINVLIRDSDNSVTTGTRLVNKLNDSLHNIIQTAKGTGTFLSEISEISHQQNESIHEVTARLSTLNDTVRENAGQVEASAHTFSSLLEQTERLNTSVSLFILPSKEADNLILDQREMTQRIPVMG; translated from the coding sequence ATGTTAATGCCTGCGATTTTGCGAAACGGAGTTGCTACTATCCGCCGCCGTCATCGCCTCAGTATTCTCTCCGGATTGTTATTGATCATTGGGTTATTTTCTTTACTGCAATTGGTTTCCGTCGGCGTCATTTATCAAACGATGACTCAGGTTCGGCAGGATATTTCCGCTAACGAGAGCCTTCGCCAGCAACAAGCATTAATGGATAAAGCGCGAATGGAAGTGATGAATGCCAGCGACAAGCTCAACCGCGCGGGCATTTATCTGTTGGTAGACAAAGAAACCGGATCTGAAGGTAGCTGGCACAGCCTGATGGATGAGGCCGAAGTGTCTCTCAAACAGGCACAAGCGCATTACCAGCAACTGGAAACATCTACGACACCTGAAGCAGACACGACGGCTTTTGTGGATTTGAAAAAGAGCTACAGCCAGCTTTATTCTGGGCTCGTCGAGCTAGCCGAGGGAATAAAAACCACCAATCAGATCGATATTTTCTTTGCCGTTCCGGTACAGGCCTATCAAAGCGATTTTACCCAGAAGTATTCACACTATTTGCAAGACACCGATGCGTTGCAAAAACAGCATGGCCAACAATTTTTATCCTCTCTCGATAACGCAAAAACAATTTTCATTACGGTTCTGGGTCTCTTGTTGGTTATCGCCATCGCCGTGTGGATTGGCGTGAGTCGGATCATTATTCGTCCGCTGACGCACATCATCGCTCATTTAAAACTGATCGCCGCGGGTGACCTTTCGCATTCGGTCAGTACAAAGACGCGCGGTACACGCGAAGTTGAACAGCTTAATACCAGCGTCATTCAAATGCAGGAAGGTCTGGTGACCTTGGTCAATCAGGTTCGTCAGGGCGTTGACCACATGGTGACGCAGGTTGATCGGGTCGCGACAGATAACCATCGGCTTTCCGAACAGGCAAACCGCCAATCCCACGAGCTCAAAGTCACCACAGAACATATTATTCAGCTTAGCCAGCATCTGGAACAAAATACCCAGCATACTCAACAGGCTAATTTGCACGCGGAAGATACCAGCAAGATCGCCGCACAGGGTGAGACGATGATGAATGACGTCAAAGCAGCGATGTCAGATATTGCAAGTAGAACGCGTGAGATGACAGAAGCCATTGGGATGATAGAAAACGTGGCGTTCCAGACGCACATTTTGTCGTTGAACGCCGCCATTGAAGCGGCTCGAGCTGGGACGATGGGACGAGGCTTTGCCGTTGTCGCACGGGAAGTCGGTACGTTGGCTTCGCAAAGCAGCCATTCTGCACAAAATATTAATGTGCTGATTCGTGATTCAGACAATAGCGTAACCACCGGAACACGACTGGTTAACAAATTGAATGACAGCCTGCATAACATCATTCAGACGGCAAAGGGCACCGGCACGTTTCTGAGCGAAATCTCGGAAATATCGCACCAGCAGAACGAAAGCATTCATGAAGTCACCGCCCGCCTCAGCACGCTGAACGATACCGTCAGAGAAAATGCAGGGCAAGTTGAAGCCTCTGCGCACACCTTCTCCTCACTCTTGGAACAAACGGAACGCTTAAATACCTCCGTGTCACTGTTTATCCTACCCTCGAAAGAGGCTGATAATCTGATTCTTGACCAGAGAGAGATGACGCAGCGCATTCCAGTGATGGGATAA
- the tonB gene encoding TonB system transport protein TonB, whose protein sequence is MPQKKFFLTRRYSWPFILSVGFHGSLIAGLLYASFNNSIELPQESKPISVVMVNPAAYEAAPAAKSAPEPEPVKQPEPEPEPIPEPEPLPQPVPMPLPEPKPKPPKPKPEPKPVKKVEQPKPVKREPTVEKQPPSPFTSTEPTRNVTNAPVKQAPAPAASTQSSGPRPLSRAQPQYPARAFSLRVEGRVKMQFDVDESGRVDNVRVLSAEPRNMFERDIKQAMRKWRYEAGKPGKDLVVTIVFKIDGGAAVE, encoded by the coding sequence ATGCCGCAAAAAAAGTTCTTTTTGACCCGCCGTTACTCATGGCCATTCATACTTTCAGTCGGTTTTCACGGTTCACTGATTGCAGGTTTGCTGTACGCATCATTTAATAATTCAATCGAATTACCGCAGGAATCTAAGCCCATCAGCGTTGTGATGGTGAACCCTGCGGCCTATGAAGCGGCACCTGCTGCTAAATCTGCCCCTGAGCCAGAGCCGGTTAAGCAACCCGAACCTGAGCCGGAACCGATTCCAGAACCGGAGCCATTGCCGCAGCCGGTTCCTATGCCATTACCTGAACCAAAGCCCAAGCCGCCGAAACCTAAACCGGAGCCTAAGCCGGTGAAGAAGGTTGAGCAACCGAAGCCGGTTAAACGTGAACCGACCGTTGAAAAACAGCCGCCTTCGCCGTTTACCAGCACAGAGCCAACGCGCAATGTGACGAATGCGCCAGTGAAGCAGGCTCCAGCACCCGCAGCAAGCACGCAGTCAAGCGGGCCACGTCCGTTGAGTCGCGCACAGCCTCAGTATCCGGCTCGTGCGTTTTCCCTGCGTGTTGAAGGGCGGGTGAAAATGCAGTTTGATGTGGATGAGTCTGGGCGCGTTGACAACGTGCGCGTGCTTTCTGCTGAGCCACGTAATATGTTCGAGCGTGATATCAAACAGGCCATGCGTAAATGGCGTTATGAAGCGGGTAAACCGGGAAAAGATTTGGTTGTGACCATCGTCTTTAAAATTGACGGCGGGGCGGCAGTCGAATAA
- a CDS encoding septation protein A: MKQLLDFIPLVVFFAAYKLYDIYIASGALIAATALSLVVTWVMYRKIEKMTLVTFAMVVVFGSLTLVFHNDLFIKWKVTIIYGLFAIALLVSQFVMKQTLIQKMLGKELTLPQPVWGKLNFAWAMFFLVCGLVNIYIAFWLPQNVWVNFKVFGLTGVTLLFTLICGVYIYRHLPNDQEKSEEEKSEQQQ, encoded by the coding sequence ATGAAGCAACTTCTTGATTTTATACCGTTGGTCGTTTTTTTTGCGGCCTATAAACTTTATGACATCTATATCGCATCGGGTGCACTGATTGCGGCAACGGCGCTGTCACTCGTGGTCACCTGGGTGATGTATCGTAAAATAGAGAAAATGACGCTGGTCACCTTTGCCATGGTCGTCGTTTTCGGTTCGCTAACGCTGGTGTTCCATAACGACCTGTTTATCAAGTGGAAAGTCACCATCATCTACGGCTTGTTCGCCATTGCCCTGCTGGTTAGCCAGTTTGTAATGAAACAAACCCTGATTCAGAAAATGCTGGGTAAAGAGTTAACCTTGCCGCAACCCGTCTGGGGGAAACTGAATTTCGCCTGGGCCATGTTCTTTCTGGTGTGTGGACTGGTTAACATCTATATTGCTTTCTGGTTACCGCAAAACGTTTGGGTTAATTTCAAAGTCTTTGGTCTGACCGGTGTGACGCTGCTGTTTACGCTGATTTGTGGCGTTTATATCTATCGTCACTTGCCTAACGATCAGGAAAAGTCAGAAGAAGAAAAAAGCGAACAGCAGCAATAG
- a CDS encoding 4Fe-4S binding protein: MSEKARKRWQRRPGTTGGKLPWNDRRNTLTWRRSMQILLLAINVYIGITFYFWVRYFETGGTSLYVSRPGGIEGWLPIAGLMNIKFTWETGHFPPIHLASMLLLVAFIFISLLLKKSFCSWLCPIGTISEWVGALGKKIFGRHFILPKWLDIPLRSLKYLLLSFFLYIALSMPAQDIYMFQMSPYGLIADVKMLGFFRNIGTITLVCVFIFTFASLFVHHFWCRYLCPYGALLGMFSLLSPFKIRRNATSCIDCGKCAKACPSNIPVDKLIQVRTAECTACMTCIESCPVASTLHFSLTPPSGLQTKGSETPKPLWRQTALSGIAMTALVLGILFGMIGFAMYIGGWDSPIPEHMYFRLIPDYRSIGHP; the protein is encoded by the coding sequence ATGAGTGAGAAAGCAAGAAAACGGTGGCAACGTCGCCCCGGAACCACTGGTGGTAAACTTCCCTGGAATGACAGGCGCAACACACTGACCTGGCGCAGATCGATGCAAATTCTGCTACTGGCGATCAACGTTTATATCGGCATCACTTTCTATTTTTGGGTGCGCTACTTTGAAACTGGCGGCACGAGCCTTTATGTATCGAGACCTGGCGGTATTGAGGGTTGGCTACCAATTGCTGGATTGATGAACATTAAATTCACATGGGAAACGGGCCATTTTCCTCCTATCCACCTTGCGTCAATGCTATTACTTGTCGCATTTATTTTTATCAGCCTGTTGCTGAAGAAATCATTCTGTTCCTGGCTGTGCCCTATCGGCACGATTTCCGAGTGGGTAGGTGCATTGGGAAAAAAAATATTTGGCCGTCACTTCATTCTTCCTAAGTGGCTGGATATTCCGCTGCGCAGCCTGAAATACTTATTATTAAGCTTTTTCCTCTATATCGCCTTATCAATGCCAGCACAGGACATTTATATGTTCCAGATGTCGCCCTATGGCCTGATCGCCGACGTCAAGATGCTGGGTTTCTTCCGTAATATTGGCACCATTACACTGGTCTGCGTTTTTATCTTCACGTTTGCCAGTCTGTTCGTCCACCATTTCTGGTGCCGTTATCTATGCCCTTACGGTGCACTATTGGGGATGTTTTCACTGCTGTCTCCCTTCAAGATTCGTCGCAACGCCACCAGTTGTATCGATTGCGGCAAGTGCGCTAAAGCCTGCCCATCTAACATCCCAGTGGATAAGCTCATTCAGGTGAGAACGGCGGAATGTACAGCCTGCATGACCTGCATCGAATCTTGCCCGGTGGCATCAACGCTTCATTTTTCGCTTACGCCACCCTCAGGTTTACAGACAAAAGGCAGCGAAACACCCAAACCGCTATGGAGACAAACTGCGCTGTCCGGTATTGCGATGACGGCGCTGGTGCTTGGCATCCTTTTCGGCATGATCGGCTTCGCGATGTACATCGGCGGCTGGGACAGTCCAATTCCCGAACACATGTATTTCCGGCTCATTCCCGACTACCGAAGTATTGGTCATCCATAA
- a CDS encoding YciI family protein, which produces MLYVIYAEDNVDSLAKRLSVRPDHLARLQALRDQGRLITAGPLPAIDSDDPGQAGFSGSVIIAEFTSLDEATAWANADPYLAAGVYKHISVKPFKKVF; this is translated from the coding sequence ATGCTCTACGTCATTTATGCTGAAGATAATGTTGATTCATTAGCAAAACGCCTGTCGGTCCGGCCGGACCATCTTGCCCGTTTACAGGCATTACGCGATCAGGGCCGACTGATTACTGCGGGCCCGTTACCTGCGATCGACAGCGACGATCCCGGTCAGGCTGGCTTTAGCGGCTCCGTGATTATCGCCGAATTCACATCGCTGGATGAGGCAACGGCATGGGCTAACGCCGATCCTTACCTCGCGGCGGGCGTCTATAAACACATCAGTGTGAAGCCATTTAAAAAAGTGTTTTAA
- a CDS encoding UPF0259 family protein — protein MPITANTLYRDTMNFTRNQFISILMMSLLTAFITVILNHALSPSGDELRILSSSSSDLSSSVEAGLMDMIQQMTPEQQTVLLKMSAAGTFAALVGNALLTGGVLMLIQLVSDGQRTSALRAIGASAPFLLRLLILILLCTLLIQLGMMLLVIPGVLLAIALSLSPVIVVTEKSGIFNAIKVSTKLAYGNLRATAPAIVMWLLAKIAILLIVSKLPISSPTVLGVVLNGLGNLISAILLIYLFRLYMLLRA, from the coding sequence ATGCCTATCACGGCTAACACGTTGTACCGTGACACAATGAATTTCACCCGCAACCAGTTCATCAGCATCTTAATGATGTCACTGTTGACGGCATTCATTACTGTCATACTGAATCATGCACTATCGCCTTCTGGAGACGAGTTACGGATTCTGAGCAGTTCCAGCAGCGATCTGTCATCTTCTGTCGAAGCTGGCTTGATGGATATGATTCAGCAGATGACGCCGGAACAACAAACCGTGTTACTGAAAATGTCGGCAGCAGGCACCTTTGCTGCGTTAGTGGGCAATGCGCTGCTGACGGGCGGGGTTCTGATGCTGATCCAGCTGGTTTCTGACGGACAGCGCACCAGTGCACTGCGCGCGATTGGTGCCTCTGCCCCCTTTTTACTGCGTCTGCTTATCCTGATCTTGCTGTGCACCCTGCTCATCCAGCTTGGCATGATGCTTCTGGTCATTCCTGGCGTGCTGCTCGCTATTGCGCTGAGTTTGTCACCCGTGATTGTCGTTACGGAAAAAAGCGGGATTTTCAATGCGATTAAAGTGAGTACCAAACTGGCTTACGGCAACCTGCGTGCAACCGCACCTGCCATCGTGATGTGGCTACTGGCTAAAATCGCTATTTTGCTGATCGTGTCGAAGTTACCGATTTCCTCACCGACCGTGCTCGGCGTGGTTCTGAACGGCTTGGGCAACCTGATCTCCGCGATCCTGCTCATTTATCTGTTCCGCCTTTATATGCTGCTGCGCGCCTAA
- the ompW gene encoding outer membrane protein OmpW, which yields MKKTSFLLLAAALMPALAQAHQAGDFIVRAGSATVRPVESSDNVLGLGEFQVNNNTQLGLTFSYMVTDNIGVELLAATPFKHKVGTPGTGTIAEVKHLPPSLVAQYYFGDAQDKLRPYLGVGLNYTLFFDEKFNDTGKGAGLSDLSLKNSWGVAAQAGLDYNLDKNWLVNMSVWWMDIDTDVKFKAGNDQQSIHTKIDPWAFMFGVGYRF from the coding sequence ATGAAAAAGACATCTTTCTTATTGTTGGCAGCGGCGCTCATGCCTGCATTGGCACAGGCTCATCAAGCGGGTGATTTCATTGTTCGTGCGGGTTCGGCAACGGTGCGCCCTGTCGAAAGCTCGGACAATGTGCTGGGGCTGGGGGAGTTTCAGGTTAATAACAATACTCAATTAGGCCTCACCTTCAGTTATATGGTGACGGATAATATCGGCGTTGAATTACTCGCCGCCACGCCGTTCAAACATAAAGTCGGAACACCTGGTACCGGAACGATTGCGGAAGTGAAACACCTGCCGCCGTCACTGGTTGCGCAGTACTATTTTGGTGATGCTCAAGATAAATTACGTCCTTACTTAGGCGTTGGCCTGAATTACACCCTGTTCTTCGATGAGAAATTTAATGATACGGGTAAAGGGGCTGGGTTGAGCGATTTGAGCCTGAAAAACTCCTGGGGTGTTGCGGCACAAGCGGGCTTGGATTACAACCTGGATAAAAATTGGTTGGTAAATATGTCCGTGTGGTGGATGGATATCGATACGGATGTGAAATTTAAAGCCGGTAACGATCAGCAAAGTATCCATACGAAGATTGACCCGTGGGCATTTATGTTTGGTGTCGGTTATCGTTTCTGA